The Anoplopoma fimbria isolate UVic2021 breed Golden Eagle Sablefish chromosome 20, Afim_UVic_2022, whole genome shotgun sequence genome includes a window with the following:
- the scn1ba gene encoding sodium channel, voltage-gated, type I, beta a, with protein sequence MSAVQELLLLPLALLVLQASLCHGACVEVDSDTEAVADGGFKLGCISCKMRGEVRATASVKWYFKALDEANFTEFYNYGKYNDNIIDPRFTGRLFWNGSKQTEDLQDGSIFIINVTFNDSGTYMCKFSRTLNYSNFQFITNSNKTFFMKVVPQITRGLASILSEVMMYVTIIGLQVWLVVEMIYCYRKISAAGEEALRESAAEYLAIASESKDNCAGVQVAE encoded by the exons CGTCTCTGTGCCATGGAGCCTGCGTGGAGGTGGACTCAGACACAGAGGCCGTGGCCGATGGAGGCTTCAAACTGGGCTGCATCTCCTGTAAGATGAGGGGCGAGGTGCGTGCCACCGCCTCCGTCAAGTGGTACTTCAAGGCATTAGATGAGGCCAATTTTACCGAA TTTTACAACTATGGGAAATATAACGACAACATCATTGACCCACGTTTCACCGGGCGTCTGTTCTGGAACGGCAGCAAGCAAACCGAAGACCTGCAGGACGgctccatcttcatcatcaacGTGACCTTCAACGACAGCGGAACATATATGTGCAAATTCAGCCGCACCCTCAACTATTCCAACTTCCAGTTTATAACCAACTCCAACAAGACATTCTTCATGAAAGTGGTGCCACAAA TCACTAGGGGACTGGCATCCATCTTGTCTGAGGTGATGATGTATGTCACCATCATCGGGCTGCAAGTGTGGCTTGTGGTTGAGATGATATACTGCTACAGGAAGATATCAGCGGCGGGAGAGGAAGCTCTGAGAGAGAGCGC GGCGGAGTATTTAGCTATAGCATCGGAAAGTAAAGATAATTGTGCAGGTGTACAAGTGGCAGAATAG